TGGAAAAGATCAACGCCAAAGGCGGCGCCCAATGGACGCTTTTCACCCGCAGAATGATCGAAGAAGCCTGCGCCACCGAGACCATGGAAGCTAAAGACGTCCACGAGATCTCCGAGAAACGCTGGTCGTTCAAGGACTGGTTTGTGGACGCGCTGGTGCCGAAATATCTGCAATCCCACTCTTCCGTGGTGTTCCAGCGGATGAGGAACATGATTTTAAACCTTGTGGACAAAGGCAACTGCATTATTCTCGGGGCCGGGTCGCAAATACTCACCCAGAACCTGGATCCCAAAAAGTTCCACGGTATCCACATAAGGATAGTGGCCTCGTTCAACTGGCGGCTCCAACGCACGGAGGAGCTTTTCAAGGTGAGCCGGGGCGAGGCGGAAAACCTCCTGCGCTCCAGACAAGACGCGCGCGACAAGTTCATCGCCGATTTCACGGGCCTGGGCGCCGGGGACCAGTCGCTATACCATGTCATATTCAACAACGCCAGAAACAATCCGGACACCATGGCGGACCTGATCTTCGAGTACATGCGCCTCAACGGGATGCTCGAGTAAGGCGTATCGGGTTTTATAATGGCGGGCGGCTCGCTGGGCCTCCCGCTTTTTTATTTCCATTCTTGTTATTTTTTACCGCCCGGGTGGCTGAAAATAAGCTAAGTCGTGGTAAATTAATCCCATGGAAAAAACCACGCGGTTTATTATCCACCTTTCGCCGGCCAGTATGGAGAGGTGATCGTCCATGGCCGGTG
This DNA window, taken from Nitrospinota bacterium, encodes the following:
- a CDS encoding cytidylate kinase-like family protein; amino-acid sequence: MRDPHEKEAILELSFYRDWVAKREKAIERDKKKATFFITISREFGCEGFELAEKLVEKINAKGGAQWTLFTRRMIEEACATETMEAKDVHEISEKRWSFKDWFVDALVPKYLQSHSSVVFQRMRNMILNLVDKGNCIILGAGSQILTQNLDPKKFHGIHIRIVASFNWRLQRTEELFKVSRGEAENLLRSRQDARDKFIADFTGLGAGDQSLYHVIFNNARNNPDTMADLIFEYMRLNGMLE